Proteins from a genomic interval of Alteromonas macleodii ATCC 27126:
- a CDS encoding methionine synthase: MKKLLPTSIAGSLPKPSWLAQPETLWSPWKLEDEALEEGKKDALRVTLQEQALSGIDIVCDGEQTRQHFVTTFIEHLDGVDFENRKTVRIRNRYDASVPVVTHAVTRPKSVFVEDAKFLRSQTDQPIKWALPGPMTMVDTLYDDHYKSREKLAWEFAKILNQEAKELEAAGVDIIQFDEPSFNVFFDEVNEWGIAALERAIEGLKCETAVHICYGYGIKANTDWKKTLGSEWRQYEESFPKLAKSNIDMVSLECHNSHVPIELISLLKGKKVMVGAIDVATDTIETPEEVAATLREALKYVDADKLYPCTNCGMAPLSRQVARGKLEALSAGAEIVRQELAQKLSA; encoded by the coding sequence ATGAAAAAACTACTCCCCACTTCTATTGCAGGCAGTCTTCCAAAACCATCGTGGCTTGCACAGCCTGAAACTCTGTGGTCGCCGTGGAAGCTAGAAGATGAAGCATTAGAGGAAGGCAAAAAAGACGCGCTTCGCGTTACGCTTCAGGAACAAGCCCTATCAGGCATAGATATTGTGTGTGACGGTGAGCAAACCCGTCAGCATTTTGTAACTACCTTTATTGAGCACCTTGACGGTGTTGATTTTGAAAACCGTAAAACCGTACGTATTCGCAATCGCTACGACGCTAGCGTACCTGTCGTTACCCATGCTGTTACACGGCCAAAATCAGTGTTCGTTGAAGACGCAAAGTTCTTAAGGAGCCAAACCGATCAGCCCATAAAATGGGCGTTACCTGGCCCTATGACGATGGTTGATACGCTGTACGATGACCATTATAAAAGTCGCGAAAAACTTGCGTGGGAGTTTGCCAAAATACTAAACCAAGAGGCAAAGGAGCTTGAGGCTGCTGGTGTTGACATTATCCAGTTTGATGAACCTTCGTTTAACGTATTTTTCGATGAAGTCAATGAATGGGGTATTGCCGCATTAGAAAGAGCCATTGAAGGGCTTAAATGCGAAACTGCGGTACACATTTGCTACGGATATGGCATCAAAGCTAATACCGACTGGAAGAAGACATTGGGCTCTGAGTGGCGACAATATGAGGAGAGCTTTCCTAAGCTAGCAAAATCCAATATTGATATGGTTTCTCTGGAGTGCCATAACTCTCATGTACCCATTGAACTGATCTCGCTTCTTAAAGGCAAAAAAGTGATGGTGGGCGCTATTGATGTTGCAACTGACACAATAGAGACACCAGAAGAAGTAGCAGCTACATTACGTGAAGCATTAAAGTACGTGGATGCCGACAAACTCTACCCTTGTACAAACTGTGGTATGGCGCCCCTTTCACGACAGGTTGCTCGAGGCAAGCTTGAGGCGCTCAGCGCTGGCGCTGAAATAGTAAGGCAGGAATTAGCTCAGAAGCTCAGTGCTTAA
- a CDS encoding saccharopine dehydrogenase family protein, protein MSNEREFDVVIFGATGFTGKLVAEYFQAQYGSDDNVKWAVAGRNEAKLNGVKKELGISESVASIVADGDDDDALDALTKRTAVVLTTVGPYQIYGEKLLSACVDNGTGYTDLCGEPAWMHQMINKYEAKAKETGANIVFSCGFDSVPFDLGVYYLQEHAKKQTGDVIEYVKGRVRKMQGTFSGGTAASLKATMAAAHKDKSVMAALINPHSLTDGASNQPQPDGNKPYFDEQLGTWVAPFIMAAINTKNVHRTNYLGGYSYGKNFQYDEMMMTGPGEKGEAMANHVAKDKSLASDDGPKPGEGPSKEERENGFYDVMFVGTATNGDMLAVSVKGDKDPGYGSTSKMISESALCLCKDVSLSGGFFTPAAALGNKLIRRLEEKAGLTFAIEK, encoded by the coding sequence ATGAGTAACGAACGGGAATTTGATGTAGTTATTTTCGGTGCTACAGGTTTTACGGGTAAGTTAGTAGCTGAATATTTTCAGGCTCAGTATGGCAGCGATGACAACGTTAAGTGGGCGGTCGCAGGCCGAAACGAAGCTAAACTCAACGGCGTAAAAAAGGAGCTAGGCATTAGTGAAAGCGTTGCTAGCATTGTAGCCGATGGTGATGATGACGACGCGCTAGATGCGTTGACGAAGCGCACAGCCGTTGTACTTACCACTGTTGGTCCGTATCAAATTTACGGTGAAAAGTTACTTTCTGCATGTGTCGATAACGGCACCGGCTATACAGATCTTTGCGGTGAGCCAGCCTGGATGCACCAAATGATCAATAAGTACGAAGCGAAAGCTAAAGAAACCGGCGCAAACATTGTGTTCTCGTGTGGCTTTGACTCTGTGCCTTTTGACCTTGGTGTGTACTACCTTCAAGAACATGCAAAAAAGCAAACTGGCGATGTCATTGAATATGTAAAAGGTCGCGTTCGTAAAATGCAGGGCACGTTCTCTGGCGGTACGGCTGCAAGTTTAAAAGCGACCATGGCGGCTGCGCACAAAGATAAGTCTGTCATGGCGGCACTTATTAACCCGCACTCATTAACCGATGGCGCGTCAAATCAGCCACAGCCCGATGGCAATAAACCTTACTTCGATGAGCAGTTAGGCACATGGGTTGCACCATTTATTATGGCGGCCATCAATACTAAAAACGTTCATCGCACGAACTACCTGGGCGGATATAGCTACGGCAAGAACTTTCAATATGATGAAATGATGATGACTGGCCCAGGTGAGAAAGGTGAAGCCATGGCGAATCACGTTGCCAAAGATAAGTCGCTTGCAAGTGATGATGGCCCTAAACCAGGTGAAGGCCCGAGCAAAGAAGAGCGCGAAAATGGCTTTTACGATGTCATGTTTGTGGGTACCGCTACCAATGGTGATATGCTAGCCGTATCGGTAAAAGGCGACAAGGATCCAGGTTACGGCTCTACCAGTAAAATGATTTCAGAATCTGCCCTTTGCTTGTGCAAAGACGTTAGTTTATCTGGTGGTTTCTTCACACCTGCGGCAGCACTTGGTAACAAGCTTATCCGCCGTTTAGAAGAAAAAGCAGGCTTAACGTTTGCTATCGAGAAATAA
- a CDS encoding Rho termination factor N-terminal domain-containing protein has translation MAKDHGNQIKNDDTYEALREEGYSKEKSARIANAQANSEQTPSKDGGKGKKYEDRTKEELYQKAKEVGIEGRSNMSKDELIDALRNH, from the coding sequence ATGGCTAAGGACCACGGCAACCAAATTAAAAACGACGATACTTACGAAGCCCTTCGCGAGGAAGGCTATAGCAAAGAGAAGTCGGCGCGCATTGCCAATGCGCAAGCCAATAGCGAACAAACGCCTTCTAAAGATGGTGGAAAAGGCAAAAAGTACGAGGATCGCACTAAAGAGGAACTGTATCAAAAGGCCAAGGAAGTCGGCATTGAAGGTCGCTCTAACATGAGCAAAGACGAATTAATTGATGCGTTACGCAATCATTAG
- a CDS encoding DUF1852 domain-containing protein has product MNTDFSFTINSVQFNEDYRPSDNTRITTNFANLARGQRRKENLRDALSMINNRFNALASWDNESGDRYAVELEIVSVDIDVEGNGNTFPTIEILQTNIIDKKTGKRTQGIVGNNFSSYVRDYDFSVRLSNHNRGQSSFSVPTDFGDLHGKLFKYFVNSEAYKAHFSKLPVICLSVSDNKTYRRTENQHPVLGVEYQPNESSLTEQYFKKMGLNVRYFMPPNSAAPFAFYFFGDLLNDYTNLELISTIATMETFQKIYRPEIYNANAQAGLSYKPNLKNSDHSVTRIVYDREERTHLAVEQGKFVEENFIKPYQHKLAQFTASYA; this is encoded by the coding sequence GTGAACACAGATTTCTCTTTTACTATTAACAGCGTTCAGTTTAATGAAGATTATCGCCCTTCAGACAACACACGCATCACCACCAACTTCGCCAATTTAGCTCGTGGTCAACGCCGCAAAGAAAATTTGCGCGATGCACTAAGCATGATAAACAACCGCTTCAATGCACTGGCTAGCTGGGATAATGAAAGTGGCGATCGCTATGCTGTCGAACTTGAAATTGTGTCGGTAGATATCGACGTTGAGGGTAACGGCAACACATTCCCAACTATCGAAATCTTACAAACCAATATAATTGACAAAAAAACGGGTAAACGCACTCAAGGTATTGTAGGAAACAACTTCTCGTCTTATGTTCGCGATTATGACTTTAGCGTTCGTCTATCTAATCACAATCGTGGCCAGTCTTCGTTCAGTGTCCCTACCGATTTTGGTGATCTGCACGGAAAGTTGTTTAAGTATTTCGTTAATTCAGAAGCCTATAAAGCACATTTTTCAAAGCTGCCGGTCATTTGTTTAAGCGTTTCCGACAATAAGACCTACCGTCGAACAGAAAATCAGCACCCCGTTTTAGGTGTTGAATATCAGCCTAATGAATCATCACTAACTGAACAGTATTTCAAGAAGATGGGCTTAAACGTGCGCTATTTCATGCCACCAAACAGTGCTGCTCCTTTTGCATTTTATTTCTTTGGTGATTTGTTAAACGACTACACCAATTTAGAACTTATCAGCACTATTGCTACGATGGAGACCTTCCAGAAAATTTATCGCCCTGAGATTTATAACGCTAACGCCCAGGCAGGTTTAAGCTACAAACCAAACTTGAAAAATAGCGATCACTCAGTGACTCGCATTGTTTATGACCGTGAGGAGCGGACTCATCTAGCCGTTGAACAAGGCAAGTTCGTAGAAGAGAACTTTATAAAGCCTTATCAACACAAGTTAGCGCAATTCACAGCAAGCTACGCCTGA
- a CDS encoding pyridoxal phosphate-dependent aminotransferase — MNKNEQQSTVNSSRRNWLKSVGLGAGAVALTTSVDSIMGDLRAAGMQTEHFPSATPNVNDGLIRLSSNENAFGPSKKAAKAMQSELLNLARYTDATVEVLAQKIAKQEGVSADQIVITNGSSPILFGYADWITKNGNKLVTSMATYEGVPRGAEFMGADVTYVPLANDMTFDLDAIEAAVTEDTTAVYVCNPNNPTGSMVDAEKLTAFAKRVSKKAQVFIDEAYIEMSDAYPANVQSKLVAEGYNVVICRTFSKIHAMAGQRLGYAIMPAEQAKTMGGMLRMGGVNYLALVAGMASMDDHENLDTMRSRIKTEREKLVKVAKELKQPFAPNPQGNFIYIDTGMPHDKFAEKMKAQGIKVVGRTWPGYDSWSRISVGTPEETDACVKALKAVLA; from the coding sequence ATGAATAAAAATGAGCAACAAAGCACCGTGAATTCTTCACGCCGTAATTGGTTAAAGTCAGTGGGATTAGGTGCAGGAGCAGTAGCGCTAACGACCAGCGTTGACAGTATTATGGGCGACCTTCGTGCCGCAGGTATGCAAACTGAACACTTTCCATCCGCTACACCTAATGTAAACGATGGTCTTATTCGCCTATCGTCGAATGAAAATGCTTTTGGGCCCTCGAAAAAAGCGGCAAAGGCAATGCAAAGCGAGCTATTAAACCTAGCGCGTTATACCGACGCTACGGTGGAAGTGTTAGCGCAAAAAATTGCTAAGCAAGAAGGCGTATCTGCTGATCAAATCGTTATCACAAACGGCTCTTCACCTATTCTGTTTGGCTATGCTGACTGGATCACCAAAAACGGCAACAAGCTGGTTACGTCTATGGCAACCTACGAAGGCGTACCACGGGGCGCTGAGTTCATGGGGGCAGATGTGACCTACGTGCCGCTAGCCAATGATATGACCTTTGATCTGGATGCCATTGAAGCAGCGGTAACCGAAGATACTACCGCCGTGTATGTATGCAATCCAAATAACCCGACAGGTAGCATGGTAGATGCAGAGAAGCTTACCGCTTTTGCTAAACGCGTATCGAAGAAAGCGCAAGTCTTCATTGACGAAGCCTACATTGAAATGTCTGATGCTTACCCCGCTAATGTGCAATCGAAGCTAGTAGCTGAAGGCTACAATGTGGTGATTTGCCGCACTTTTTCTAAGATTCACGCCATGGCGGGCCAGCGTCTCGGTTACGCCATCATGCCTGCTGAGCAAGCTAAAACAATGGGCGGTATGCTGCGCATGGGTGGTGTGAACTACTTAGCATTAGTAGCGGGTATGGCGAGTATGGATGACCATGAGAACTTAGACACGATGCGCTCACGCATTAAAACTGAGCGTGAAAAGTTAGTAAAAGTAGCTAAAGAGTTAAAGCAGCCGTTTGCGCCAAATCCACAAGGGAATTTTATTTACATAGATACGGGCATGCCGCACGACAAATTTGCAGAAAAGATGAAAGCTCAAGGTATAAAGGTCGTAGGGCGTACGTGGCCTGGGTACGACTCATGGTCACGCATTAGCGTAGGGACACCTGAAGAAACTGACGCGTGCGTTAAAGCATTAAAAGCGGTACTCGCTTAA